In Perca fluviatilis chromosome 3, GENO_Pfluv_1.0, whole genome shotgun sequence, the following proteins share a genomic window:
- the adprhl1 gene encoding protein ADP-ribosylarginine hydrolase-like protein 1 isoform X1, whose translation MEKFKAAMVLGAVGDALGYRKGRWERCTSGKKIQEELASLGGLGAQKLDPDNWPLSDATLMHITTAEALVTDYWCLEDLYRELVRLYVEAMVSLQGRAPDPATVEGCVHLKPHNFLLAWHTPFNEKGSGFGAAAKAMCVGMRYWQPERLDSLVEVSIEIGRMTHNHPTGFLGSLTTALFASYAIQGKPLVTWGRELMKVIPRAEEFCRKTIRHMSEYQENWFYFEAKWQFYLEEREIDKEGQNKPSFPDRYDAEETDKLYKRWSSEGRAGRRGHDAPMIAYDALLAAGSDWAELCKRAMFHGGESEATGLIAGCLYGLMHGLSQVPPGLYQDLDKRERLEELGEKLYKSASAERPDSWRTGISPDASKLRKLIRDRNCHPVLRGILESLLHYLTQDLPKWTTRNRNPETPGLDIVVERCTDWPDQRVEASVKQTQLHTNCTIVQLPEEHKMTSFKILEKCSSDPQKDRLPSRYGGDKKVGGLIQRRLTTFQLLQSKFIRSTPKPPIIHQREVGTLSSSKGVAGKVNHCQDSEHDIHKKGRTRREQGLKTGGSVQDIVAKFAVAEQKEKGKNMLNKQAIKPRVVGKGILLSSLMERFETMATVCKGRDLKCSHEKPSGGVKVTSSIKQRVACHERWHQQALDQSVHKQNQHEEMKSKSVAEQLRGNQTHVQEQKPEQAVDVLSKLNLEERNHLKAEQMRQTGDRHSDQNSKGHCSLNHIKDQTCDNDVKGGRSGKYDEIQATVEETSITSKLKYAHLELVCLTSVTERSLPEPYRLFPQLEAQLKWHVATIVTCSPVWSTCVDSSPKLYSLEPSESSNLEMIPNLKTEVPHRALQYASTSEPSTAPTEGKCPSKPNIEGLSTHTGRDPLENGAAEDPTKAVTIQTRLPKYVIPCVCRFEQDANDETDSSPQSAPHPDTITHLIALPPPHSDTSTTAFNTGLVTMGIDLCPPNNKKAQTLLTTTKKPTDGKPHEKDREAKEGREELTSIDIKDTSVPQSFRLSEASSNKVTFEDSETSAVTLPKIQPERVNPKQRPKYTTINYGDPSVKQTYKPKTIRFTDTFTF comes from the exons ATGGAGAAATTCAAGGCAGCCATGGTTCTGGGTGCTGTTGGTGATGCTTTGGGCTACAGAAAGGGCCGTTGGGAAAGATGCACCTCAGGCAAGAAGATCCAAGAGGAACTGGCCTCTCTGGGAGGACTGGGGGCCCAGAAACTGGACCCAGATAACTGGCCCCTGAGTGATGCAACGCTAATGCACATCACCACAGCAGAAGCACTTGTAACAG attacTGGTGTCTGGAGGATCTGTACCGGGAGCTGGTGCGTCTCTATGTTGAAGCCATGGTGTCTCTCCAGGGCAGAGCCCCTGATCCTGCTACAGTGGAGGGCTGTGTTCACCTCAAACCTCACAACTTCCTGCTCGCCTGGCATACACCCTTCAATGAAAAAG GGTCCGGATTCGGGGCAGCTGCCAAGGCCATGTGTGTGGGTATGAGATATTGGCAACCGGAGAGACTAGACAGCCTGGTGGAGGTCAGCATTGAGATTGGCAGAATGACCCACAACCACCCCACAG GCTTCCTAGGCTCCCTGACAACGGCACTGTTTGCATCCTATGCGATCCAGGGGAAACCTCTTGTGACTTGGGGCCGCGAGCTCATGAAAGTCATCCCTCGGGCTGAGGAGTTCTGCAGGAAGACCATACGACACATGTCAG AGTATCAGGAAAACTGGTTCTACTTTGAGGCCAAGTGGCAGTTTTAcctggaagagagagagatagacaagGAAGGACAGAACAAACCTTCGTTCCCTGACCGCTATGACGCTGAGGAGACAGACAAG CTGTATAAGCGCTGGAGCTCAGAGGGCCGTGCAGGACGCAGAGGTCATGATGCCCCCATGATAGCCTACGATGCCCTTCTGGCAGCAGGGAGTGACTGGGCTGAACTGTGTAAAAGAGCCATGTTCCATGGAG GTGAGAGTGAAGCCACAGGCCTGATCGCAGGTTGCCTTTATGGCCTCATGCATGGCTTGAGTCAGGTTCCCCCAGGCCTGTACCAGGATTTGGACAAAAGAGAGCGTCTGGAAGAGCTGGGAGAAAAGCTTTACAAATCAGCATCTGCAGAGAG ACCAGATTCTTGGAGAACCGGTATCAGCCCTGATGCCAGTAAGTTGAGGAAGTTGATTAGAGACCGCAACTGCCATCCTGTGCTCCGAGGGATTCTGGAGAGTCTCCTGCATTACCTAACACAGGATCTACCCAAGTGGACCACCAGAAACAGAAACCCGGAGACCCCAGGGTTAGATATTGTAGTTGAAAGGTGCACAGATTGGCCTGATCAGAGAGTTGAGGCTTCAGTGAAGCAGACCCAACTTCATACAAATTGCACTATTGTTCAGCTCCCTGAAGAACATAAAATGACCAGTTTCAAGATCCTTGAAAAATGCTCGTCAGATCCACAAAAAGACAGATTGCCAAGCAGGTATGGAGGAGATAAAAAAGTGGGAGGCTTAATACAACGGCGTCTTACCACATTTCAACTCCTTCAATCCAAATTCATACGGTCCACACCCAAACCTCCCATCATCCACCAAAGGGAGGTAGGTACTCTGTCCTCCAGCAAAGGAGTGGCAGGTAAAGTGAACCACTGCCAAGACAGTGAGCACGACATTCACAAGAAGGGCCGGACTAGAAGAGAACAAGGACTAAAGACAGGGGGCAGTGTGCAAGATATTGTAGCAAAGTTTGCTGTGGctgaacaaaaagaaaagggcAAGAACATGCTGAATAAACAGGCAATCAAACCAAGAGTTGTTGGAAAAGGGATCCTCCTATCTTCCTTGATGGAGAGGTTTGAGACTATGGCTACTGTATGTAAAGGGCGGGACTTGAAATGTTCACATGAAAAGCCTTCTGGAGGAGTCAAGGTGACAAGTAGTATAAAACAGAGGGTAGCCTGTCATGAAAGATGGCACCAACAGGCGCTGGATCAAAGTGTTCACAAACAAAACCAACACGAGGAAATGAAAAGTAAATCTGTTGCAGAGCAGTTGAGAGGAAATCAAACACATGTGCAAGAACAAAAACCAGAGCAGGCAGTAGATGTATTATCAAAACTAAACCTGGAAGAAAGAAATCATTTGAAAGCAGAGCAAATGAGGCAAACGGGGGACCGTCATTCAGATCAAAACTCTAAAGGCCATTGCTCATTAAACCATATAAAAGATCAAACTTGTGATAATGATGTTAAGGGTGGGAGGTCAGGGAAATATGATGAAATTCAGGCTACAGTAGAAGAAACTAGTATCACCAGCAAGTTAAAATATGCACATCTAGAGCTAGTCTGTTTAACATCTGTCACTGAGAGGTCACTCCCAGAGCCTTACAGGCTTTTTCCACAGTTAGAAGCCCAACTGAAGTGGCATGTGGCGACCATCGTGACCTGCTCTCCAgtgtggtccacatgtgtagaTTCCTCTCCTAAACTATATTCTCTGGAACCATCAGAAAGTTCAAACTTGGAAATGATACCTAACTTGAAGACAGAAGTTCCTCATAGAGCCCTACAATACGCAAGCACAAGTGAACCGTCCACTGCACCAACTGAAGGGAAATGCCCTTCGAAGCCCAACATTGAGGGACTTTCTACACATACAGGCCGCGACCCCTTGGAGAACGGAGCAGCGGAAGATCCAACCAAAGCTGTGACCATCCAAACAAGGTTGCCCAAGTACGTCATCCCGTGTGTTTGCAGATTTGAACAAGATGCCAATGATGAGACTGACTCTTCCCCTCAATCAGCACCGCACCCAGACACTATAACTCATTTGATTGCACTGCCACCGCCACACTCTGATACATCTACGACTGCTTTTAACACTGGATTAGTGACAATGGGAATTGACCTATGTCCTCCTAATAACAAGAAGGCACAAACtcttttaacaacaacaaagaaaccGACAGATGGCAAACCACATGAAAAAGACAGGGAGGCCAAGGAGGGAAGAGAAGAACTAACATCAATAGACATTAAAGATACTAGTGTGCCGCAAAGTTTTAGACTTTCCGAAGCAAGTTCAAATAAGGTTACATTTGAAGACAGCGAGACGTCTGCTGTAACATTACCAAAGATTCAACCTGAGAGAGTCAATCCAAAACAGAGACCAAAGTACACAACAATCAACTACGGGGATCCttcagtcaaacaaacatataAACCCAAAACCATACGATTTACTGACACCTTTACTTTCTAG
- the adprhl1 gene encoding protein ADP-ribosylarginine hydrolase-like protein 1 isoform X2, translating to MEKFKAAMVLGAVGDALGYRKGRWERCTSGKKIQEELASLGGLGAQKLDPDNWPLSDATLMHITTAEALVTDYWCLEDLYRELVRLYVEAMVSLQGRAPDPATVEGCVHLKPHNFLLAWHTPFNEKGSGFGAAAKAMCVGMRYWQPERLDSLVEVSIEIGRMTHNHPTGFLGSLTTALFASYAIQGKPLVTWGRELMKVIPRAEEFCRKTIRHMSEYQENWFYFEAKWQFYLEEREIDKEGQNKPSFPDRYDAEETDKLYKRWSSEGRAGRRGHDAPMIAYDALLAAGSDWAELCKRAMFHGGESEATGLIAGCLYGLMHGLSQVPPGLYQDLDKRERLEELGEKLYKSASAERCIDK from the exons ATGGAGAAATTCAAGGCAGCCATGGTTCTGGGTGCTGTTGGTGATGCTTTGGGCTACAGAAAGGGCCGTTGGGAAAGATGCACCTCAGGCAAGAAGATCCAAGAGGAACTGGCCTCTCTGGGAGGACTGGGGGCCCAGAAACTGGACCCAGATAACTGGCCCCTGAGTGATGCAACGCTAATGCACATCACCACAGCAGAAGCACTTGTAACAG attacTGGTGTCTGGAGGATCTGTACCGGGAGCTGGTGCGTCTCTATGTTGAAGCCATGGTGTCTCTCCAGGGCAGAGCCCCTGATCCTGCTACAGTGGAGGGCTGTGTTCACCTCAAACCTCACAACTTCCTGCTCGCCTGGCATACACCCTTCAATGAAAAAG GGTCCGGATTCGGGGCAGCTGCCAAGGCCATGTGTGTGGGTATGAGATATTGGCAACCGGAGAGACTAGACAGCCTGGTGGAGGTCAGCATTGAGATTGGCAGAATGACCCACAACCACCCCACAG GCTTCCTAGGCTCCCTGACAACGGCACTGTTTGCATCCTATGCGATCCAGGGGAAACCTCTTGTGACTTGGGGCCGCGAGCTCATGAAAGTCATCCCTCGGGCTGAGGAGTTCTGCAGGAAGACCATACGACACATGTCAG AGTATCAGGAAAACTGGTTCTACTTTGAGGCCAAGTGGCAGTTTTAcctggaagagagagagatagacaagGAAGGACAGAACAAACCTTCGTTCCCTGACCGCTATGACGCTGAGGAGACAGACAAG CTGTATAAGCGCTGGAGCTCAGAGGGCCGTGCAGGACGCAGAGGTCATGATGCCCCCATGATAGCCTACGATGCCCTTCTGGCAGCAGGGAGTGACTGGGCTGAACTGTGTAAAAGAGCCATGTTCCATGGAG GTGAGAGTGAAGCCACAGGCCTGATCGCAGGTTGCCTTTATGGCCTCATGCATGGCTTGAGTCAGGTTCCCCCAGGCCTGTACCAGGATTTGGACAAAAGAGAGCGTCTGGAAGAGCTGGGAGAAAAGCTTTACAAATCAGCATCTGCAGAGAGGTGCATAGACAAGTAA